GAAATGCTTCGCAAAAACCGCATGATGGCCCGCATCAAGGTCCTTATCGACCGCATCGGCTTCGACGCCTTCAAGGCCCAGGTGGAGGAAGAACTGAAGAACCTCGCCCCCATCGACCCAACCCCCCTTATGGCCCTCGACCCTGTCCTCAAGGAAACGCCCCCCGCCCTTCCCAAGTCTGCCCCTGCCCATCAGTCCTTTCCTCAAGAATTCCTCCAGTGGAAAGAATCCAACGTCGTGGCCCAGAAGCAGAAGGGCTACTTCCTCGCCTACGTGACCATCATCCAGGGCGACCTCAGCCCCCAGCAGTTTTACGGCCTGGCTGACATCGTCAAGAAATACACCGGCGGCACAGCCCGGACTACCCCCGAGCAGAGTCTCGCCCTTCGATGGATCCCTGAGGCCCGTCTCTTCGATGTCTGGAAGGCCCTCGGCGCCATCGGCCTGAACGAGGCCGGCGTCCACACCATCACCGACGTCGTCTCCTGCCCCGGCACCGATAGCTGCAAGCTCGGCATCACCTCCTCCATGGGCCTGGGCCGCGCCGTCCGCAGCGAGCTGCTGGCCCAGTCGGACCTCCTGGAAGACCCCCTGGTCAAGCAGATGCACGTCAAGATAAGCGGCTGCCCCAACGGCTGCGGCCAGCACCACGTCGCCGATATCGGCTTCCACGGCGCAGCCATGAAGGGCGCCAACGGGCAGCAGGTCCCCTCTTATGAGCTTTTCCTAGGCGGTTTCTACGGCGGCCGCTCCATCGACGACACCACCTACGGCCAGCGCGTCCCCCGCCTCAAGGTCCCCGCCAAACGCGTGCCGGAGCTGGTCACCAAAATCACGCGGCAATACCATCAGGACCGCCAGCCCGACGAGACCTTTAACCAGTACCTCAAGAGGGTCGGCGTAGCCCCCATAACCAAACTGGTGGAAGAGTTCTCCCAAATCCCCGACCTCAACGGCCACACCCAGGAATTGTACATGGACTGGGAAAAGACCATCGCCTACAAAGTGGAGCGTGGCGAAGGCGAGTGCTCCGTCTAGCGTCAGCCTAGGAGGTCTGCTAAGAGATTAAGAGGCGCTGGCTTATCTGCCCCGGATCCAGCGCCTCAATCTTTCTCGGATAGAACGCCTCTCCTCCATCGGCTGGCCGCGCCACCGTTTCTCATACTTGAACGTAGAGGAAGGCATAAAGAAGAGCAGGT
The SAR202 cluster bacterium genome window above contains:
- a CDS encoding nitrite/sulfite reductase, translating into MTQTAKQTQWERHLESMKIAPASNGMIPYLPQEVEDYKKEVKAYREGQRPEAAFMSFRLHQGVYGQRQPDSQMFRIKAPGGVLTPDALVAVGQVVEKFAPLKKGHITTRENIQIHHMKLETAAQAMEIIGKAGLSTREACANTVRNVVAPATAGVCHDELFDIMPYLAAYVRYAVRNPLTQDFPRKFKTSFSGCSAHDSIISPLHDYSLIAQVRRENGVEKCGFKILVGGGTSIMPRLGKVLYDFVPVEDYLRVTQAVWIVFNKAEMLRKNRMMARIKVLIDRIGFDAFKAQVEEELKNLAPIDPTPLMALDPVLKETPPALPKSAPAHQSFPQEFLQWKESNVVAQKQKGYFLAYVTIIQGDLSPQQFYGLADIVKKYTGGTARTTPEQSLALRWIPEARLFDVWKALGAIGLNEAGVHTITDVVSCPGTDSCKLGITSSMGLGRAVRSELLAQSDLLEDPLVKQMHVKISGCPNGCGQHHVADIGFHGAAMKGANGQQVPSYELFLGGFYGGRSIDDTTYGQRVPRLKVPAKRVPELVTKITRQYHQDRQPDETFNQYLKRVGVAPITKLVEEFSQIPDLNGHTQELYMDWEKTIAYKVERGEGECSV